The following nucleotide sequence is from Pseudonocardia sp. C8.
GAGAGGTTCCACGCCGCGATCGCGGCGAGGGGATGGCGGTCCAGGCACTGCCAGAGGAATGCGCTCCACGGCTCGGCCTCGGCCGGGACGGACGTGGGCACGGTGCCACCGAGGGACTCGATGGCCTTTCCGACCATGTCGTAGTGCTCGGCCTCCTGGAAGGACTGCTTCGCGAGCAGCGTGATGTGCCGGCGCTGGAAGCGCATGCCATAGCGGGCGATCTCCTCGTTCAGCAGGTACACGTAGTCGATCTCTCGCCAGCAGCGCGGAGCGAGCCATGCCGCGAGCCGTGCCGGGTCCGGGGCCTCGTCGTAGGAGGCGAAGAACGCCTCGGTCGCCGTCGCGGTCGCCTCAACGACCGAGTCGAGCAGCTCATCGATCTCCGCGCGGATCGGTTCCAGGCCGTCACCGCCACGCACGTTCCGCACATCGACCATGTCGTCCTCCGGTTCGTTGGATCCGTGTATCCATGGATACAATCTGGCGGCGTGCTGGCTGTCAAGACCGGGCTGATACGAAGGAGCGCGATGACTCGGCCCTGCCACGTCGACGGGCGCGCCCGGGATACGGGTGTGGCGGGGCACGGGATCGCCGCTCGTCCGGCACGGGCTGCCTACGATGACGGGATGTGAGAGCCAGATGAGCGACGGCATCGTGCACCCGGGGGCCGGGCTCCAAGCCCCGAGCAGCTACGCGGACCAGATCGCCCGGATCCTCGAGGGTGAGATCCTGGGTGGCCGCTACGCGCGCGGGGAACACCTCCAGCAGGACGAGGTCTGCCGACGGTTCGGTGTCAGCCGCACGCCGGCCCGCGAGGCGCTGCGCAAGCTGCAGGCCCTCAACCTGGTCGAGCTCATCCCGAACCGAGGAGCCCGGGTCCGGGTGCCGACCCTTCGCGAGCTCGAGGAGGTCTACCAGGTCCGCGCCGAGCTCGAGGGGTTCGCCGCCGAGCTCGCGGCCGGGGCGACCGACCCCGCGATCACGCGTCGGTTGCGGGAGGCGCAGCAGGCGCTGGCCGACCTCCTGCCCGCGGCCGTCGCCGCCCTGGACGGCACGGACGAGGATGCCGGTGAGCGGTTGCGCCATTTCAACGACAGCTTCCACGGTGTCATCCACGACGCCGGCGGGAACCGGCGGCTCGGGCAGATGATCCAGGAACTGCACCGGTACTTCCCGAAGGACACGGTGCGGCTGGCCGTCCGGACTCCGGAGGCCCTCCGGGCTCTCTACCTGGACGACCACGACGTCGTCCTGGACCGGATCGCGAACGGGCTCGGTGCGCAGGCCCGGGTGGCGATGCGTGACCACATCCTGCGGTCCCAGTCGCTGTTGATCGACTACCTGCGTGCGCACGGGCTCGGGGCCTGACGTTCGCGATGGACGCCGAGCACCGGGGAATGTCGTGACCAGGCAGCCGGACGTGACCCTCACGCAGCTCCGGTACTTCGTGGAGGCGGCCTCGGTGCTGAGCATGACCAAGGCAGCCGAGGAGCTGCGGGTGGCCCAGTCGGCGGTGTCCGCGGCGGTGGCCCAGCTGGAGCGCCAGGTGGGGACACCGTTGTTCATCCGCCAGCATGCCCGCGGCCTGGTGCTGACCGCAGCAGGGGAGGAGCTGCTGCGCGACGTGCGCGGGTTGCTCGCGCACGTCGGCGAGGTGCTGGACGCGGCGCGTGGCCGCGGGGACGATGTTCGCGGCCGGATCAAGGTGGCCTGCATGGTCACCCTCGTCCCCTTCGTGCTGCCCGATCTGCTCGCGGAACTGAGCGGTCGCTGCCCCGGGCTGGAAGTTGAGGTGCTCGAGCTCGAGGCGGCCGCGGTGAGCGCCGCACTGCGCAGCGGCGCGGTCGAGGTCGCCATCACCTACGACCTCGGACTCGGGCCGGGAGTCCGACGGGAGGTCATCGCCGAGGCCCCGCCGTACGTGGTCCTGCCGCCCGGGCACCCGCTCACGGACCGGCCGGAGGTGCGGTTGAGCGACCTGGCCGACGAACCGATGGTGCTGCTGGACCTCCCGCACAGCCGCGAGTACTTCCGCGAGCTGCTGGGGACGGCCGGAGCCCAGCCGCGGATTGCCTACCGGTCGGCCAGCGTCGAGGCGGTACGCGGAATGGTCGCGCGGGGGCTCGGGTTCTCTCTGCTCAACCAGCAGCCGGTGCTGGACGGGACCTACAGCGGTGGGCGCGTCGAGGCGCGGCCGATCGCCGATGACGGCGTCCCGGCGCTGTCGGTCGTCGTGGCGTGGATGGAGTCGGTGCGGCGCACCGCGCGCGCACGCGCCGTCACCGACACCGCCCGCGAGGTCGTGCGGCGGCTCCGCTCGGCCACCGGGCGCCCGGGCCCCAGCCGGGGCGGCTCGCAGTCCTGACCCTCGGATCGAGGCGTCATATGCATCGAGGAAACCGATGCACCGAACATATTATCTCTGTTTGATCGATCCCTAAGGCCTGCATAGCGTCGCCTCGCGAACAGCCGCCGCGGTCCGGAGCTGTTCACGGCAGGGTCGCCGGGCGCGGGCCTGTCGTCGTCTCGCGATGCCCCGCTGGAGGACCCGTGTCCGAGCCCACCCCACCTCCCACCACTGACGCCGCGCTCGATGCGGCCGTCCAGGTCGATCCCGCCTCGCTGCGCCGGAGCGTGGCCGCCGGCGCGATCGGCGTCTTCGTCCATTGGTTCGACTGGGCCGTCTACGCGTACCTCGCCACGACCATCGCGACGGTGTTCTTCCCGTCGGAGAGCGAGGTCGCCGGCGTGCTGTCCGTGTTCGCCGTGTTCGCCGTGTCGTTCGGAATCCGCCCGCTCGGCGCGCTGGTGCTAGGCCCGCTCGGCGACCGGATCGGCCGGCGGCGCACGCTCTCGATCGTCATCATCGTCATGTCGGTCGCGACGCTCGCGATCGGACTGCTGCCCGGGTACGCGACGATCGGGATCGCGGCGCCGATTCTGCTGGTGGCCCTCCGTCTGGTGCAGGGTTTCGCCGCCGGCGGTGAGTTCGGCAGTGCCGCCAGCTTCCTGGCCGAGTACTCGCCCCGCACCCGGCGCGCGTTCGGGGTGAGCTGGCTCGAGGTCGGATCGCTGCTTGGGTTCCTCGCCGGATCGTTCGCGTTCTACCTGCTCTCGGTCTCGTTGACCGACGATCAGATCACCTCGTGGGGGTGGCGGCTCCCGTTCCTGATAGCGGCACCCATGGGCGTGATCGGCTACATCATCCGGACGAAGATCGAGGACACCCCGGAGTATCGGACGCTCGAGGCGACCGGCTCGGTGCCGCGCAGCCCGGTCAGGGAACTCTTCCGCACGAACGTGCGGCAGATGCTGCAGGCCGCCGGCCTCATGACGATGATGCACGTGCTGTTCTACGCGGTGCTCACCTACCTGGTGACCTACCAGACCGACCACCTGGGGCACTCGGCCGAGAGCGCCGCCCTGCTCTCCACGTTCGCCTCGATGCTCGGGTTGATCCTGGTGCCCGCGTTCGGGCTGCTGTCCGACCGGGTTGGGCGCAAGCCCGTCATGGTCGGAGCCGCCGGCGCGCTGCTGGTCGCGGCGACGCCCGCCTACCTGCTGATGCAGGCGGGAATGATCGGCACTGTCGTCGCGGCGCTCGGCTTGGCCGTGATCCTCTCGGCGATCCTCGCGACCCACGCCGTCTGGTCCGCCGAGATCTTCCCGACCCGGACTCGCCAGGGCGGTCTGTCGATCGCCTACAACGTCACCGCCGCGCTGTTCGCCGGCACCGTCCCGTTCTTCATGACCGTTCTCATCTCCGCCACCGGAAGCCTGATCGTCCCCGGTCCTTACCTGATGGTCGCCGCGGCGCTCGGGCTGGCCGCCGCACTGAGCATGCGGGAGACGGCGGGCAGCAGCCTGCTCCGTGCGCAGGACCTGGGCGCCGCCGCTCCCGGGGAGGCATCGACGGTGCCGCCGACCCGGGCGTCCGCCGACGGCGTGACGTCCTGAGGTACGCCTTTGCATCAGCTCACATGATGCAAAGGTTCGAAAACATCCACTGGTCTGTTCTATCGAGACCCCCCAGACTCGGTGCATCGGCGTCCCGTCCGGGCACTCCGCCCCTCCGCCGGTGCCACCCGTCGACCTGGACGTCATCGCGGCGGGAGGCATGGCGACGTCCTGCGGGAGCGAGCGCGTCGTGATCACTGGAACGGAGGTTGAGATGGCGCACCATGAGACCGAGGTCCTCGTCGTGGGCGGAGGTCAGGCCGGCGTGGCCATGAGCGAGCATCTGGGTGCACGCGGGATCGGACACCTGGTGCTCGAACGCGATCGGATCGCCGAGCGCTGGCGGACGGGCCGCTGGGACTCACTCGTGGCGAACGGTCCGGCGTGGCACGACCGCTTTCCGGGGCTCGAGTTCAGCGGCGTCGATCCCGACGGGTTCGCCTCGAAAGACCAGGTCGCGGACTACTTCGCCGCCTACGCTGAGAAGATCGCCGCACCGGTCCGCTGCGGTGTGGAGGTCCGGCGGGTGCGGAAGCACGTCGGGCGCCCCGGTTTCCGGGTCGAGACCTCGGAGGGGACGGTCGACGCGCGCCATGTCGTGGCCGCGACCGGACCGTTCCAGAAGCCGGCAGTCCCCCCGGTTGTTCCGCGGGACGCGGGTCTGCTGCAGGTCCACTCGAGTTCCTACCGCAACCCGGAGCAGCTACCCGCGGGCGCCGTGCTCGTCGTCGGGGCGGGATCGTCGGGCGTCCAGATCGCGGACGAGCTGCGGCGCTCCGGCCGGACCGTCTACCTCTCGGTCGGTCCGCACGACCGGCCCCCGCGCCGATACCGGGGACGGGACTTCTGCTGGTGGCTCGGGGTCCTCAACAAGTGGGACGCGGTGGCGCCCCCCAGGGGGGCGGAACACGTCACCATCGCGGTTAGCGGAGCCGACGGAGGGCGGACCGTCGACTTCCGGGCGCTCGCGGCCGGTGGGATCACCCTGGTGGGCATGACCCGTGCGTTCGCCGACGGCCGGATGCGGTTCGCGGCGGACCTGCGCGACAACATCGCCGGCGGGGACGCCGGCTACTTGGCGATGCTCGACGAGGCCGACGCGTATGTCGCGCGCAACGGGCTCGACCTGCCGGAGGAACCGGAGGCCCGCGCGTTCGGGCCGGAGCCGGACTGCGTGCTCGACCCGCTTACCGAACTCGACGTGGCGACCGCCGGAGTCACCTCGATCGTCTGGGCGACGGGGTTCGTCTCCGACTACGGCTGGCTGGAGGTCGACGCATTCGACGAGGCCGGCCGGCCGCAGCACGCCCGCGGCGTGTCCACCGAGCCAGGCGTCTACTTCCTCGGCCTGCCCTGGCAGTCGCGACGCGGATCGAGCTTCATCTGGGGGGTCTGGCACGACGCCGCGTACGTGGCCGACCACATCATGATCCAGCGCAGCTACCTCGCGTACCCCGGTGTCGCCGACCCGCTCCGCCCGCGTCGGCCGAGCACCGGCGCCGCCCGGCCTGACCATGACACCGCGTGCACCGTCACGACCACTGGAGCAGCCTGATGCCGACCCACACCCGGATCCGTCCGTTCAACACCCGCGACACCTATCCTGAGCAGAACCTCGACAACGACCTGTGCCAGGCCGTCGTCGCCGGCAACACGGTCTATGTCCGCGGCCAGATCGGCCAGGACCTCGACACCAGCGAGTCGGTCGGGATCGGCGACGTCGGAACCCAGGCCGAGCAGGCGATGGCGAACATCGACATGCTGCTCCGCGAGGCGGGCAGCCGGATGGAACACCTGGTCAAGCTGACCATCTACCTGGTCGACCCGCGCTACCGGGAGACCGTCTACCAGACCGTGGGGCGCTGGACCAAGGGGGTCCACCCGATCTCCACCGGTGTCGTGGTGTCCGCGCTAGCCCGTCCGGAGTGGCTCTGCGAGATCGATGCGATCGCCGTCATCCCGGAGGCCGACCGATGACCTTCTCCATCGTTGCCCGGCACGAGGGGCGGTTCGGTATGGCCGTCAGCTCCTCCAGTCCCGCGGTCGCCGCTCGCTGCGTGCACCTGCGGCCCGGCGTCGGGGCCGCCGCGTCGCAGAACGTCACCGACCCCCGGCTGGGCGGGCGGACCCTCGACCGGCTGGCCGTGCACGGCGACGCCGGACGGGCGTTGAAGGAGGTCGGGGCGAACGCCACCGACCTGGAGTACCGCCAGCTGACAGCGGTCGGACCGGCGGGCCCGGCCGCCTGGTTCAGCGGGGAACACACCCTCGGTACCCACGGTGCGGCGCTCGGCCCGCACTCGGTTGCCGCCGGCAACATGCTCGTGAGCACCGACCTGCCGACGATCATGGTCGAGGCGTTCGAGTCCGCCACGGGAGAGTTCGAGGAGCGGTTGCTCGCCGCACTGAGGGCCGGGCACGAGGCGGGCGGTGAGGAGGGGCCGGTGCACTCGGCTGGCCTAGCCGTCGTCGCGGACGTGGAGTGGCGGGTGACCGACCTGCGGGTCGACTGGGCCGACGCACCGATCGACCGCCTGGCCGAGGCCGTGGAGACCTGGTTGCCACAGCGTGACGACTACGTCCGACGTGCGCTGCACCCAGCGAGCGCGCCGTCGTACGGCGTCCCGGGGGACCTGTGATCCGCGAGAAGGCTGCGGTCCGCACCGCCGTGGACCGGGCGGCCGACGAGCTGGTCGGATTGTCGACCGCGTTGCACGCACGGCCCGAGACCGCGTGGGAGGAGCACCACGCCGCGGAGACGGTGCCGGAGCTGCTCGACCGTCGCGGGTTCACCGTGACCCCGGCCTACCTGGGGCTGGAGACCGCGTTCCTCGCCCGGTACGGCGCGGGGCCGCTGCGGATCGCCCTGTGCGCCGAGTACGACGCGCTGCCGGGACTCGGACACGCCTGCGGACACAACCTCATCGCTGCGTCGTCGGTCGGTGCCGCCCTCGGTCTGGCCGAGGTGGCCGATGCAATCGGCCTGACCGTCGAGGTGTACGGCACCCCGGCCGAGGAAGGTGGCGGCGGCAAGATCGAGATGCTGGACCGCGGCGCGTTCCGCGACGTCGACCTCGCGATGATGGTTCACCCGGCACCGGTCGACGTCGCCGAGGCGCGGCCGTTCGCGGTCAGCCACTCCCGGATCTCCTACGGCGGCCGGTCCGCGCACGCTGCGGCATATCCCGAGGACGGCGTGAACGCGGCTGACGCGTTCACCGTCGCCCAGGTCGCCATCGGCCTGCTGCGCCAGCAGCTCCCGACGAGCTCGCGGGTGCACGGGATCGTCACCTCCGCAGGCTCGGCACCCAACGCAATCCCCGAGAGCTCTGTGGGGCGGTGGTACGTGCGTGCGGAGAGCCTGGCCGAGCTGGCCGCGATCGAGCCGAAAGTGCTGCGGTGCTTTGAGGCGGGCGCCCTGGCCACCGGCTGCACGTTGGAGGTGGAGGCCGAGAGCAAGCCCTACGCCGAGTTCCGCACCGACACGCGCACGTTGGAGCACTACCGGGCCAACGCCCTGGAGCTCGGCCGCGAGTTCGCGCCGGGCGGCCTGGCCGGCCGGATGAACCGAGCGTCCACCGACATGGGCAACGTGTCCCAGGTCGTCCCGGCGATCCACCCGTACATCGGGATCGGATCGCTACCCGCGACCAACCACCAGAGGGAGTTCGCCGCGCACTGCATCGGGGCGGAGGCCGAGCGGGCGTTGCTCGACGGCGCGGTCGCGTTGGCCTGGACGGCGGTGGACCGGGCACGCGAGGGAGGCCGGTCGTGATGGTGCAACGGGCCGCCGCCGGGTGCCGACTCGCTACGACGCGACGACGCTCGCCGCCCGGAATGTTTCCCCCGGCATCGCCCGCCGCAACTTCCAGGTGATCGCGATCGGCTTGCTGCCCTCATGCGAGACGTAGTCACAGGCGCCGAGGCAGAGGAACGGCGCGCCGGGGCCGATGTCGTCGGCCGGCGAGTCACGCACGAACAGCACGACGTGGCTGCCCTGTTCTCGATGCATGAGGTACCGCCGCCCCATCCCGGTCTCCGGTGACGCGGCGTTCTGAGACTCCCAGTGGAACACGTCAGGCTGCAGGGCGAAGTCGCGATACATCGTCGTGGGTGAGAAGTCGCGCTCGGTCTTGCGCAGGTTGACCAGCAGCGCGTCGACCCGGGGACCGTCGGCCCATACGACGCCGCTGGCGTGCCCGGCGGCCTTTCGAGCCAGGGACGCCCAGTCCAGCGCCGCGAGGATCTCCTCCCGGCGGTAGTGAGCGTGGCTGCGGAGCGGTACGTGCTGCAGCCCCTCACCCAGCGATCGGGGCAGGTGCCGGGCCTGATCGAGGGTGTAGGCGGTGAGTTCGCGGATCTCCGCACACACCGCGGGGTGGCGCCGGAGGTGGTCGAATCCGGCCGCGTAGCTGCCGAACCCACCCCGGTCGGGCCAGATCTGGAAGAACAGCATCCGCGCCAGTCGCTGATCGCGCTCGGTCAAGTCGGTGTACGCCGGCCCCTCCGGGTCGGCGACGCGGGCGTACACCTCGGCGCGTTCGGGG
It contains:
- a CDS encoding GntR family transcriptional regulator, with the translated sequence MSDGIVHPGAGLQAPSSYADQIARILEGEILGGRYARGEHLQQDEVCRRFGVSRTPAREALRKLQALNLVELIPNRGARVRVPTLRELEEVYQVRAELEGFAAELAAGATDPAITRRLREAQQALADLLPAAVAALDGTDEDAGERLRHFNDSFHGVIHDAGGNRRLGQMIQELHRYFPKDTVRLAVRTPEALRALYLDDHDVVLDRIANGLGAQARVAMRDHILRSQSLLIDYLRAHGLGA
- a CDS encoding LysR family transcriptional regulator, encoding MTRQPDVTLTQLRYFVEAASVLSMTKAAEELRVAQSAVSAAVAQLERQVGTPLFIRQHARGLVLTAAGEELLRDVRGLLAHVGEVLDAARGRGDDVRGRIKVACMVTLVPFVLPDLLAELSGRCPGLEVEVLELEAAAVSAALRSGAVEVAITYDLGLGPGVRREVIAEAPPYVVLPPGHPLTDRPEVRLSDLADEPMVLLDLPHSREYFRELLGTAGAQPRIAYRSASVEAVRGMVARGLGFSLLNQQPVLDGTYSGGRVEARPIADDGVPALSVVVAWMESVRRTARARAVTDTAREVVRRLRSATGRPGPSRGGSQS
- a CDS encoding MFS transporter, whose translation is MSEPTPPPTTDAALDAAVQVDPASLRRSVAAGAIGVFVHWFDWAVYAYLATTIATVFFPSESEVAGVLSVFAVFAVSFGIRPLGALVLGPLGDRIGRRRTLSIVIIVMSVATLAIGLLPGYATIGIAAPILLVALRLVQGFAAGGEFGSAASFLAEYSPRTRRAFGVSWLEVGSLLGFLAGSFAFYLLSVSLTDDQITSWGWRLPFLIAAPMGVIGYIIRTKIEDTPEYRTLEATGSVPRSPVRELFRTNVRQMLQAAGLMTMMHVLFYAVLTYLVTYQTDHLGHSAESAALLSTFASMLGLILVPAFGLLSDRVGRKPVMVGAAGALLVAATPAYLLMQAGMIGTVVAALGLAVILSAILATHAVWSAEIFPTRTRQGGLSIAYNVTAALFAGTVPFFMTVLISATGSLIVPGPYLMVAAALGLAAALSMRETAGSSLLRAQDLGAAAPGEASTVPPTRASADGVTS
- a CDS encoding NAD(P)/FAD-dependent oxidoreductase, with translation MAHHETEVLVVGGGQAGVAMSEHLGARGIGHLVLERDRIAERWRTGRWDSLVANGPAWHDRFPGLEFSGVDPDGFASKDQVADYFAAYAEKIAAPVRCGVEVRRVRKHVGRPGFRVETSEGTVDARHVVAATGPFQKPAVPPVVPRDAGLLQVHSSSYRNPEQLPAGAVLVVGAGSSGVQIADELRRSGRTVYLSVGPHDRPPRRYRGRDFCWWLGVLNKWDAVAPPRGAEHVTIAVSGADGGRTVDFRALAAGGITLVGMTRAFADGRMRFAADLRDNIAGGDAGYLAMLDEADAYVARNGLDLPEEPEARAFGPEPDCVLDPLTELDVATAGVTSIVWATGFVSDYGWLEVDAFDEAGRPQHARGVSTEPGVYFLGLPWQSRRGSSFIWGVWHDAAYVADHIMIQRSYLAYPGVADPLRPRRPSTGAARPDHDTACTVTTTGAA
- a CDS encoding RidA family protein: MPTHTRIRPFNTRDTYPEQNLDNDLCQAVVAGNTVYVRGQIGQDLDTSESVGIGDVGTQAEQAMANIDMLLREAGSRMEHLVKLTIYLVDPRYRETVYQTVGRWTKGVHPISTGVVVSALARPEWLCEIDAIAVIPEADR
- a CDS encoding DUF1028 domain-containing protein, with protein sequence MTFSIVARHEGRFGMAVSSSSPAVAARCVHLRPGVGAAASQNVTDPRLGGRTLDRLAVHGDAGRALKEVGANATDLEYRQLTAVGPAGPAAWFSGEHTLGTHGAALGPHSVAAGNMLVSTDLPTIMVEAFESATGEFEERLLAALRAGHEAGGEEGPVHSAGLAVVADVEWRVTDLRVDWADAPIDRLAEAVETWLPQRDDYVRRALHPASAPSYGVPGDL
- a CDS encoding M20 family metallopeptidase — encoded protein: MIREKAAVRTAVDRAADELVGLSTALHARPETAWEEHHAAETVPELLDRRGFTVTPAYLGLETAFLARYGAGPLRIALCAEYDALPGLGHACGHNLIAASSVGAALGLAEVADAIGLTVEVYGTPAEEGGGGKIEMLDRGAFRDVDLAMMVHPAPVDVAEARPFAVSHSRISYGGRSAHAAAYPEDGVNAADAFTVAQVAIGLLRQQLPTSSRVHGIVTSAGSAPNAIPESSVGRWYVRAESLAELAAIEPKVLRCFEAGALATGCTLEVEAESKPYAEFRTDTRTLEHYRANALELGREFAPGGLAGRMNRASTDMGNVSQVVPAIHPYIGIGSLPATNHQREFAAHCIGAEAERALLDGAVALAWTAVDRAREGGRS